CTCGTCGATGAACAGCACCGCATGCGGGCGCTTGCGCAGCTCGTTGAGCAGCGCCTTGAAGCGCTTCTCGAAGTCGCCCCGATACTTGGTGCCTGCCAGCAGCGCGCCGAGATCCAGGGAATAGACGACGCTGTCGGACAACAGGTCCGGCACCTGACCGTCGACGATGCGCTTGGCCAGGCCTTCGGCGATTGCGGTCTTGCCCACACCAGCCTCACCGACCAGCAGCGGGTTGTTCTTGCGGCGACGAGCCAGAATCTGCGCCACACGCTCGACCTCGGACTCTCGACCAACCAGCGGATCGATACGCCCCTGGCGAGCCAGGTCATTCAGATTGCTGGCATAAGCATCCAGCGGATGACTGGAAGTGGACGATTCCCCCCCCTCCTCATCCTGCATATCCTGCTCGCTTTCCTGATGCTCGGCATGACCCGGCACCTTGGAAATGCCGTGGGCGATGTAGTTGACCACATCGATGCGAGCGACACTCTGCTGCTTGAGCAGGAAAACCGCCTGACTTTCCTGCTCGCTGAAAATGGCCACCAGCACGTTAGCCCCGGTGACTTCGCGCTTGCCGGAGCTTTGCACATGGAAGACCGCCCGCTGCAGGACGCGCTGGAACCCCAGCGTCGGCTGGGTCTCGCGGTCTTCATCGTGCTGCGGGATCAGCGGCGTGGTGGAGTCGATGAACTCCTGCAGGTCTCGCCGCAGCTTGTCCAGATTGGCACCGCACGCTTTCAGGACCGTCGAGGCAGCTTCGTTATCCAGAAGCGCCAACAGCAAGTGCTCAACGGTCATGAACTCATGCCGCTTCGCCCGCGCCTCCTTGAAGGCGAGATTGAGGGTGACTTCGAGCTCTCGATTCAACATGACTTCACCTCGCTCCCAAACATCCGCATCAACCTTCTATCTCAATTTCGCACAACAGTGGATGTTGGCTCTCCCTCGCATATTGATTGACCTGCATGGCTTTGGTTTCCGCGACATCGCGGGTAAAGGTCCCGCAGTTCGCCTTGCCTTGAGTATGCACGGTCAACATGACCTTGGTTGCCTGTTCGCGGTTCATGTTGAAGTACAGCTCGAGCACCTCGACCACGAAATCCATCGGAGTGTAATCATCGTTGAACATGATGACCCGATACATCGACGGCGGCTTGAGCGCGGGCTTGGATTCCTCGACCGCGAGCCCCGCCCCTTCGTCTTCCAATGGATCCGGGCGGTCCTGATTGAATGTTAGTCGAATCTGGCTACTTGCATGCATGCTGGAATAAAAGCTTTGCGAGTGGGTGAGTGAGGGGGGCCGGCCAGAGTTTGAATCGCCTCTCAGGCCCAGACGGTGCCGCCTTGACTAACGGCAAAAGGGTGTTACAACCAAAGGATACCCCCGGAGGGTATCAGGAGTTCCGGATGCCAGTCTCTATAAAGGCTGTAGCGGAATCGTAGTGGATGATACTCCAGCAATGGAGTCCTTTGCAGAGGGATATCAGCATGCTCAGCGGTAAGGTCAAGTGGTTCAACAACGCCAAGGGCTATGGGTTCATCCTGGCTGAAGGCCGAGATGAGGACCTGTTTGCTCATTACTCGGCAATCCAGATGGATGGCTACAAGACACTCAAGGCCGGCCAACCCGTCAGCTTCGAGATCCTGCAAGGTCCGAAGGGGTTGCATGCGGTTAACATTCAACCCATCA
The Pseudomonas triclosanedens DNA segment above includes these coding regions:
- the clpS gene encoding ATP-dependent Clp protease adapter ClpS, with translation MHASSQIRLTFNQDRPDPLEDEGAGLAVEESKPALKPPSMYRVIMFNDDYTPMDFVVEVLELYFNMNREQATKVMLTVHTQGKANCGTFTRDVAETKAMQVNQYARESQHPLLCEIEIEG
- the cspD gene encoding cold shock domain-containing protein CspD — protein: MLSGKVKWFNNAKGYGFILAEGRDEDLFAHYSAIQMDGYKTLKAGQPVSFEILQGPKGLHAVNIQPINANASAPSAQTAPSSELQNITAEA